One window of Elaeis guineensis isolate ETL-2024a chromosome 11, EG11, whole genome shotgun sequence genomic DNA carries:
- the LOC105061132 gene encoding uncharacterized protein isoform X1 yields MQQQWCKRSGQRKKMIGLYLPLEEDLLMRKKIGGGHEGADGLYYLDVPRSRALSSVMNSVELENGEEESTETFADELHLVGSPGTDDVNDEPPAFPRIGEQYQVEIPTLVTESECLQLRSHPISTDNMLDDSYIFGLGLAIPVMWIHHIGDHVKDEQDEFLSSKIGTDEAGSMDLRSDNESHIDAKCIVMGEFPVENSSSHDIYSQGSACKIELIKYLADLGKESGSFTSQGCSAADDQMNIGSRLLHQSKAKGYSPLPGSPAPSWSNTEKQSFLLGLYIFGKNLVQVKEFMEYKNMGDVLSYYYGKFYRSDAYRRWSECRKIRSRKCILGQRIFTGWRQQELLSRVLPMVSKEGQDTLLEVTKTFNDGRVSLEEFVFTLKAIVGMEVFVESIGIGKGKNDLTGIVLDPIRANQSISVRPEVPIGKECSSLSSGDIIKFLTGDFRLSKARSNDLFWEAVWPRLLARGWHSEQPKDFSSVVSKHALVFLIPGVKKFSRKKLVKGNHYFDSISDVLNKVASDPRLLDLEVQGGTESSNIKNENVWAADNRSDQNGLSDHPRHCYLRPRLPNCHSELMKFTVVDTSMVQGEGPIKVRELRSLPVDSTYDLSTCSGEMGSSSSSEQLDSDDSSSDDHGDSDLNTLLDKKLEKSKSCMISKDTQYHPSDHMVAVSITRMLINGHVPNDQCVDRISEKLPITDSKCQFSCRAKSDQQDYLTPAPKRRRLTACKYERTCRRTYSFPKGHQLKKEEIHYDLHSSNPSHTTDADVDLSQGKAPVNTSTNHSPDGNSICAFSGEHYAAAFVSDTTVGEVKPQLHTFIDLNLPHIPTACETAEPFSTEVAGSQDYLNPEELACPPEKKQQYDHSQIVGMSNGVLDEQPSITSRRQSTRSRPPTTRALEALACGFLGTKRKGRETRVSPSGNHTSRSSRWVRKTETSVLVPSTSISAVSSDIKDPNSGTNEWCGSSTDHTIMFNDSYVESEEKGTHQSVEVP; encoded by the exons ATGCAGCAGCAGTGGTGCAAGAGGTCTGGGCAGCGGAAGAAGATGATTGGCTTGTATTTGCCGCTGGAAGAG GATCTTTTGATGAGGAAAAAGATTGGTGGGGGCCATGAAGGTGCTGATGGCCTGTATTACCTGGATGTTCCAAGATCGAGAGCTCTTTCATCTGTG ATGAACTCTGTTGAACTAGAAAATGGTGAAGAAGAGAGCACAGAGACATTTGCTGACGAGTTACATTTGGTTGGTTCTCCTGGCAcagatgatgtcaatgatgaaccTCCAGCGTTCCCTCGCATAGGAGAACAGTACCAGGTGGAGATTCCAACCTTGGTGACAGAATCTGAATGCCTTCAGCTAAGATCTCACCCAATTAGTACTGATAACATGCTTGATGATAGCTATATTTTTGGACTAGGATTAGCCATTCCAGTTATGTGGATTCATCATATAGGTGACCACGTAAAAGATGAACAGGATGAATTCCTCAGTTCAAAAATAGGTACTGATGAAGCTGGGTCCATGGACTTGAGAAGCGATAATGAAAGTCATATTGATGCTAAGTGCATTGTAATGGGCGAATTTCCAGTGGAAAATTCAAGTTctcatgatatatattctcaaggctCAGCATGTAAAATTGAGCTAATAAAGTACTTAGCAGATCTGGGAAAAGAATCTGGAAGTTTCACAAGCCAGGGATGCAGTGCTGCAGATGATCAGATGAATATAGGTTCTCGATTGCTACACCAGAGTAAAGCCAAAGGTTACAGTCCATTGCCTGGTTCACCAGCTCCCTCTTGGAGCAATACTGAAAAGCAGAGTTTTCTCCTTGGTCTTTACATTTTTGGAAAAAATCTTGTTCAGGTGAAGGAATTTATGGAGTATAAAAATATGGGAGATGTACTATCCTACTACTATGGGAAGTTTTATAGGTCTGATGCATACCGTAGATGGTCAGAGTGtagaaagataagaagtaggaagTGTATACTTGGACAGCGCATTTTCACAGGTTGGAGACAACAGGAGCTACTGTCACGTGTGCTACCAATGGTATCTAAGGAAGGTCAAGATACTTTGCTGGAG GTCACTAAGACATTTAATGATGGGAGAGTTTCTCTTGAGGAATTTGTCTTCACTTTAAAGGCTATTGTTGGCATGGAAGTTTTTGTAGAATCTATTGGAATTGGCAAAGGGAAGAATGACCTCACCGGCATtgtattagatccaattagagccAATCAATCCATCTCTGTCCGGCCTGAAGTTCCAATTGGCAAAGAATGTTCTTCTCTTTCATCTGGTGATATCATCAAGTTTCTGACAGGTGATTTCAGGTTAAGCAAAGCAAGGTCAAATGATCTCTTCTGGGAAGCTGTTTGGCCTCGTTTGCTAGCAAGAGGTTGGCACTCGGAGCAACCCAAAGATTTCAGCTCGGTTGTCTCTAAGCATGCATTAGTATTTCTCATCCCTGGTGTTAAGAAGTTCTCCAGAAAAAAGCTTGTAAAAGGCAATCACTATTTTGATTCTATTAGTGATGTCTTGAACAAAGTTGCATCAGACCCAAGGCTTCTTGACTTAGAGGTTCAAGGAGGTACAGAGAGCAGCAACATCAAGAATGAAAATGTATGGGCTGCAGATAACAGATCAGACCAAAATGGTCTTTCTGACCATCCACGCCACTGCTATCTCCGCCCAAGGCTCCCAAATTGCCATTCAGAACTCATGAAATTTACTGTGGTGGATACAAGTATGGTTCAAGGAGAAGGACCAATAAAAGTGAGAGAACTGAGGAGTTTACCTGTTGATTCCACTTATGACCTTTCTACTTGTTCAGGAGAAATGGGGAGCAGTAGCTCATCTGAGCAGCTGGACTCTGATGATAGCTCATCGGATGATCATGGAGATTCTGATCTGAATACCTTGCTTGACAAGAAATTGGAAAAAAGCAAGAGTTGCATGATTAGCAAGGATACACAATATCATCCATCTGATCATATGGTTGCTGTTTCAATCACAAGGATGCTAATAAATGGGCATGTTCCCAATGATCAATGTGTTGATCGAATTAGCGAAAAGCTGCCAATAACGGATTCAAAGTGTCAATTCAGCTGCAGGGCAAAATCTGACCAACAAGATTATTTAACCCCTGCACCGAAACGGAGAAGGTTAACTGCCTGTAAGTATGAACGAACTTGTCGCCGTACTTATTCTTTCCCAAAAGGACATCAACTGAAGAAAGAGGAAATTCACTATGATTTACATTCATCAAATCCAAGTCATACCACAGATGCAGATGTTGACCTGTCTCAAGGGAAGGCGCCTGTGAACACTTCAACTAATCATAGCCCAGATGGAAACAGCATATGTGCTTTTAGTGGAGAGCACTATGCTGCTGCTTTTGTAAGTGATACGACAGTCGGTGAGGTAAAGCCTCAACTCCACACTTTCATTGACCTAAACCTACCACATATTCCAACAGCTTGTGAGACTGCTGAACCCTTCAGCACAGAGGTCGCAGGCAGCCAGGATTATCTGAACCCAGAGGAACTGGCATGCCCACCAGAAAAAAAGCAGCAATATGATCATTCCCAGATAGTTGGGATGTCTAATGGAGTGCTTGATGAGCAGCCTTCCATTACCTCTAGAAGGCAGAGCACCAGGAGCCGGCCACCGACCACAAGAGCCTTGGAAGCTCTTGCATGTGGATTTCTTGGCACCAAGCGTAAGGGAAGGGAAACAAGAGTCTCACCGTCAGGCAACCACACAAGCAGGTCCTCTCGCTGGGTACGCAAGACTGAAACCTCGGTACTTGTTCCTTCTACTAGTATCAGTGCAGTTAGTTCTGACATTAAGGATCCAAATTCTGGAACAAATGAATGGTGTGGAAGCAGTACAGACCATACAATCATGTTTAATGATTCATATGTTGAATCGGAAGAAAAAGGGACCCATCAGTCGGTTGAGGTACCTTAA
- the LOC105061132 gene encoding uncharacterized protein isoform X3, with protein MQQQWCKRSGQRKKMIGLYLPLEEMNSVELENGEEESTETFADELHLVGSPGTDDVNDEPPAFPRIGEQYQVEIPTLVTESECLQLRSHPISTDNMLDDSYIFGLGLAIPVMWIHHIGDHVKDEQDEFLSSKIGTDEAGSMDLRSDNESHIDAKCIVMGEFPVENSSSHDIYSQGSACKIELIKYLADLGKESGSFTSQGCSAADDQMNIGSRLLHQSKAKGYSPLPGSPAPSWSNTEKQSFLLGLYIFGKNLVQVKEFMEYKNMGDVLSYYYGKFYRSDAYRRWSECRKIRSRKCILGQRIFTGWRQQELLSRVLPMVSKEGQDTLLEVTKTFNDGRVSLEEFVFTLKAIVGMEVFVESIGIGKGKNDLTGIVLDPIRANQSISVRPEVPIGKECSSLSSGDIIKFLTGDFRLSKARSNDLFWEAVWPRLLARGWHSEQPKDFSSVVSKHALVFLIPGVKKFSRKKLVKGNHYFDSISDVLNKVASDPRLLDLEVQGGTESSNIKNENVWAADNRSDQNGLSDHPRHCYLRPRLPNCHSELMKFTVVDTSMVQGEGPIKVRELRSLPVDSTYDLSTCSGEMGSSSSSEQLDSDDSSSDDHGDSDLNTLLDKKLEKSKSCMISKDTQYHPSDHMVAVSITRMLINGHVPNDQCVDRISEKLPITDSKCQFSCRAKSDQQDYLTPAPKRRRLTACKYERTCRRTYSFPKGHQLKKEEIHYDLHSSNPSHTTDADVDLSQGKAPVNTSTNHSPDGNSICAFSGEHYAAAFVSDTTVGEVKPQLHTFIDLNLPHIPTACETAEPFSTEVAGSQDYLNPEELACPPEKKQQYDHSQIVGMSNGVLDEQPSITSRRQSTRSRPPTTRALEALACGFLGTKRKGRETRVSPSGNHTSRSSRWVRKTETSVLVPSTSISAVSSDIKDPNSGTNEWCGSSTDHTIMFNDSYVESEEKGTHQSVEVP; from the exons ATGCAGCAGCAGTGGTGCAAGAGGTCTGGGCAGCGGAAGAAGATGATTGGCTTGTATTTGCCGCTGGAAGAG ATGAACTCTGTTGAACTAGAAAATGGTGAAGAAGAGAGCACAGAGACATTTGCTGACGAGTTACATTTGGTTGGTTCTCCTGGCAcagatgatgtcaatgatgaaccTCCAGCGTTCCCTCGCATAGGAGAACAGTACCAGGTGGAGATTCCAACCTTGGTGACAGAATCTGAATGCCTTCAGCTAAGATCTCACCCAATTAGTACTGATAACATGCTTGATGATAGCTATATTTTTGGACTAGGATTAGCCATTCCAGTTATGTGGATTCATCATATAGGTGACCACGTAAAAGATGAACAGGATGAATTCCTCAGTTCAAAAATAGGTACTGATGAAGCTGGGTCCATGGACTTGAGAAGCGATAATGAAAGTCATATTGATGCTAAGTGCATTGTAATGGGCGAATTTCCAGTGGAAAATTCAAGTTctcatgatatatattctcaaggctCAGCATGTAAAATTGAGCTAATAAAGTACTTAGCAGATCTGGGAAAAGAATCTGGAAGTTTCACAAGCCAGGGATGCAGTGCTGCAGATGATCAGATGAATATAGGTTCTCGATTGCTACACCAGAGTAAAGCCAAAGGTTACAGTCCATTGCCTGGTTCACCAGCTCCCTCTTGGAGCAATACTGAAAAGCAGAGTTTTCTCCTTGGTCTTTACATTTTTGGAAAAAATCTTGTTCAGGTGAAGGAATTTATGGAGTATAAAAATATGGGAGATGTACTATCCTACTACTATGGGAAGTTTTATAGGTCTGATGCATACCGTAGATGGTCAGAGTGtagaaagataagaagtaggaagTGTATACTTGGACAGCGCATTTTCACAGGTTGGAGACAACAGGAGCTACTGTCACGTGTGCTACCAATGGTATCTAAGGAAGGTCAAGATACTTTGCTGGAG GTCACTAAGACATTTAATGATGGGAGAGTTTCTCTTGAGGAATTTGTCTTCACTTTAAAGGCTATTGTTGGCATGGAAGTTTTTGTAGAATCTATTGGAATTGGCAAAGGGAAGAATGACCTCACCGGCATtgtattagatccaattagagccAATCAATCCATCTCTGTCCGGCCTGAAGTTCCAATTGGCAAAGAATGTTCTTCTCTTTCATCTGGTGATATCATCAAGTTTCTGACAGGTGATTTCAGGTTAAGCAAAGCAAGGTCAAATGATCTCTTCTGGGAAGCTGTTTGGCCTCGTTTGCTAGCAAGAGGTTGGCACTCGGAGCAACCCAAAGATTTCAGCTCGGTTGTCTCTAAGCATGCATTAGTATTTCTCATCCCTGGTGTTAAGAAGTTCTCCAGAAAAAAGCTTGTAAAAGGCAATCACTATTTTGATTCTATTAGTGATGTCTTGAACAAAGTTGCATCAGACCCAAGGCTTCTTGACTTAGAGGTTCAAGGAGGTACAGAGAGCAGCAACATCAAGAATGAAAATGTATGGGCTGCAGATAACAGATCAGACCAAAATGGTCTTTCTGACCATCCACGCCACTGCTATCTCCGCCCAAGGCTCCCAAATTGCCATTCAGAACTCATGAAATTTACTGTGGTGGATACAAGTATGGTTCAAGGAGAAGGACCAATAAAAGTGAGAGAACTGAGGAGTTTACCTGTTGATTCCACTTATGACCTTTCTACTTGTTCAGGAGAAATGGGGAGCAGTAGCTCATCTGAGCAGCTGGACTCTGATGATAGCTCATCGGATGATCATGGAGATTCTGATCTGAATACCTTGCTTGACAAGAAATTGGAAAAAAGCAAGAGTTGCATGATTAGCAAGGATACACAATATCATCCATCTGATCATATGGTTGCTGTTTCAATCACAAGGATGCTAATAAATGGGCATGTTCCCAATGATCAATGTGTTGATCGAATTAGCGAAAAGCTGCCAATAACGGATTCAAAGTGTCAATTCAGCTGCAGGGCAAAATCTGACCAACAAGATTATTTAACCCCTGCACCGAAACGGAGAAGGTTAACTGCCTGTAAGTATGAACGAACTTGTCGCCGTACTTATTCTTTCCCAAAAGGACATCAACTGAAGAAAGAGGAAATTCACTATGATTTACATTCATCAAATCCAAGTCATACCACAGATGCAGATGTTGACCTGTCTCAAGGGAAGGCGCCTGTGAACACTTCAACTAATCATAGCCCAGATGGAAACAGCATATGTGCTTTTAGTGGAGAGCACTATGCTGCTGCTTTTGTAAGTGATACGACAGTCGGTGAGGTAAAGCCTCAACTCCACACTTTCATTGACCTAAACCTACCACATATTCCAACAGCTTGTGAGACTGCTGAACCCTTCAGCACAGAGGTCGCAGGCAGCCAGGATTATCTGAACCCAGAGGAACTGGCATGCCCACCAGAAAAAAAGCAGCAATATGATCATTCCCAGATAGTTGGGATGTCTAATGGAGTGCTTGATGAGCAGCCTTCCATTACCTCTAGAAGGCAGAGCACCAGGAGCCGGCCACCGACCACAAGAGCCTTGGAAGCTCTTGCATGTGGATTTCTTGGCACCAAGCGTAAGGGAAGGGAAACAAGAGTCTCACCGTCAGGCAACCACACAAGCAGGTCCTCTCGCTGGGTACGCAAGACTGAAACCTCGGTACTTGTTCCTTCTACTAGTATCAGTGCAGTTAGTTCTGACATTAAGGATCCAAATTCTGGAACAAATGAATGGTGTGGAAGCAGTACAGACCATACAATCATGTTTAATGATTCATATGTTGAATCGGAAGAAAAAGGGACCCATCAGTCGGTTGAGGTACCTTAA
- the LOC105061132 gene encoding uncharacterized protein isoform X2 — protein sequence MRKKIGGGHEGADGLYYLDVPRSRALSSVMNSVELENGEEESTETFADELHLVGSPGTDDVNDEPPAFPRIGEQYQVEIPTLVTESECLQLRSHPISTDNMLDDSYIFGLGLAIPVMWIHHIGDHVKDEQDEFLSSKIGTDEAGSMDLRSDNESHIDAKCIVMGEFPVENSSSHDIYSQGSACKIELIKYLADLGKESGSFTSQGCSAADDQMNIGSRLLHQSKAKGYSPLPGSPAPSWSNTEKQSFLLGLYIFGKNLVQVKEFMEYKNMGDVLSYYYGKFYRSDAYRRWSECRKIRSRKCILGQRIFTGWRQQELLSRVLPMVSKEGQDTLLEVTKTFNDGRVSLEEFVFTLKAIVGMEVFVESIGIGKGKNDLTGIVLDPIRANQSISVRPEVPIGKECSSLSSGDIIKFLTGDFRLSKARSNDLFWEAVWPRLLARGWHSEQPKDFSSVVSKHALVFLIPGVKKFSRKKLVKGNHYFDSISDVLNKVASDPRLLDLEVQGGTESSNIKNENVWAADNRSDQNGLSDHPRHCYLRPRLPNCHSELMKFTVVDTSMVQGEGPIKVRELRSLPVDSTYDLSTCSGEMGSSSSSEQLDSDDSSSDDHGDSDLNTLLDKKLEKSKSCMISKDTQYHPSDHMVAVSITRMLINGHVPNDQCVDRISEKLPITDSKCQFSCRAKSDQQDYLTPAPKRRRLTACKYERTCRRTYSFPKGHQLKKEEIHYDLHSSNPSHTTDADVDLSQGKAPVNTSTNHSPDGNSICAFSGEHYAAAFVSDTTVGEVKPQLHTFIDLNLPHIPTACETAEPFSTEVAGSQDYLNPEELACPPEKKQQYDHSQIVGMSNGVLDEQPSITSRRQSTRSRPPTTRALEALACGFLGTKRKGRETRVSPSGNHTSRSSRWVRKTETSVLVPSTSISAVSSDIKDPNSGTNEWCGSSTDHTIMFNDSYVESEEKGTHQSVEVP from the exons ATGAGGAAAAAGATTGGTGGGGGCCATGAAGGTGCTGATGGCCTGTATTACCTGGATGTTCCAAGATCGAGAGCTCTTTCATCTGTG ATGAACTCTGTTGAACTAGAAAATGGTGAAGAAGAGAGCACAGAGACATTTGCTGACGAGTTACATTTGGTTGGTTCTCCTGGCAcagatgatgtcaatgatgaaccTCCAGCGTTCCCTCGCATAGGAGAACAGTACCAGGTGGAGATTCCAACCTTGGTGACAGAATCTGAATGCCTTCAGCTAAGATCTCACCCAATTAGTACTGATAACATGCTTGATGATAGCTATATTTTTGGACTAGGATTAGCCATTCCAGTTATGTGGATTCATCATATAGGTGACCACGTAAAAGATGAACAGGATGAATTCCTCAGTTCAAAAATAGGTACTGATGAAGCTGGGTCCATGGACTTGAGAAGCGATAATGAAAGTCATATTGATGCTAAGTGCATTGTAATGGGCGAATTTCCAGTGGAAAATTCAAGTTctcatgatatatattctcaaggctCAGCATGTAAAATTGAGCTAATAAAGTACTTAGCAGATCTGGGAAAAGAATCTGGAAGTTTCACAAGCCAGGGATGCAGTGCTGCAGATGATCAGATGAATATAGGTTCTCGATTGCTACACCAGAGTAAAGCCAAAGGTTACAGTCCATTGCCTGGTTCACCAGCTCCCTCTTGGAGCAATACTGAAAAGCAGAGTTTTCTCCTTGGTCTTTACATTTTTGGAAAAAATCTTGTTCAGGTGAAGGAATTTATGGAGTATAAAAATATGGGAGATGTACTATCCTACTACTATGGGAAGTTTTATAGGTCTGATGCATACCGTAGATGGTCAGAGTGtagaaagataagaagtaggaagTGTATACTTGGACAGCGCATTTTCACAGGTTGGAGACAACAGGAGCTACTGTCACGTGTGCTACCAATGGTATCTAAGGAAGGTCAAGATACTTTGCTGGAG GTCACTAAGACATTTAATGATGGGAGAGTTTCTCTTGAGGAATTTGTCTTCACTTTAAAGGCTATTGTTGGCATGGAAGTTTTTGTAGAATCTATTGGAATTGGCAAAGGGAAGAATGACCTCACCGGCATtgtattagatccaattagagccAATCAATCCATCTCTGTCCGGCCTGAAGTTCCAATTGGCAAAGAATGTTCTTCTCTTTCATCTGGTGATATCATCAAGTTTCTGACAGGTGATTTCAGGTTAAGCAAAGCAAGGTCAAATGATCTCTTCTGGGAAGCTGTTTGGCCTCGTTTGCTAGCAAGAGGTTGGCACTCGGAGCAACCCAAAGATTTCAGCTCGGTTGTCTCTAAGCATGCATTAGTATTTCTCATCCCTGGTGTTAAGAAGTTCTCCAGAAAAAAGCTTGTAAAAGGCAATCACTATTTTGATTCTATTAGTGATGTCTTGAACAAAGTTGCATCAGACCCAAGGCTTCTTGACTTAGAGGTTCAAGGAGGTACAGAGAGCAGCAACATCAAGAATGAAAATGTATGGGCTGCAGATAACAGATCAGACCAAAATGGTCTTTCTGACCATCCACGCCACTGCTATCTCCGCCCAAGGCTCCCAAATTGCCATTCAGAACTCATGAAATTTACTGTGGTGGATACAAGTATGGTTCAAGGAGAAGGACCAATAAAAGTGAGAGAACTGAGGAGTTTACCTGTTGATTCCACTTATGACCTTTCTACTTGTTCAGGAGAAATGGGGAGCAGTAGCTCATCTGAGCAGCTGGACTCTGATGATAGCTCATCGGATGATCATGGAGATTCTGATCTGAATACCTTGCTTGACAAGAAATTGGAAAAAAGCAAGAGTTGCATGATTAGCAAGGATACACAATATCATCCATCTGATCATATGGTTGCTGTTTCAATCACAAGGATGCTAATAAATGGGCATGTTCCCAATGATCAATGTGTTGATCGAATTAGCGAAAAGCTGCCAATAACGGATTCAAAGTGTCAATTCAGCTGCAGGGCAAAATCTGACCAACAAGATTATTTAACCCCTGCACCGAAACGGAGAAGGTTAACTGCCTGTAAGTATGAACGAACTTGTCGCCGTACTTATTCTTTCCCAAAAGGACATCAACTGAAGAAAGAGGAAATTCACTATGATTTACATTCATCAAATCCAAGTCATACCACAGATGCAGATGTTGACCTGTCTCAAGGGAAGGCGCCTGTGAACACTTCAACTAATCATAGCCCAGATGGAAACAGCATATGTGCTTTTAGTGGAGAGCACTATGCTGCTGCTTTTGTAAGTGATACGACAGTCGGTGAGGTAAAGCCTCAACTCCACACTTTCATTGACCTAAACCTACCACATATTCCAACAGCTTGTGAGACTGCTGAACCCTTCAGCACAGAGGTCGCAGGCAGCCAGGATTATCTGAACCCAGAGGAACTGGCATGCCCACCAGAAAAAAAGCAGCAATATGATCATTCCCAGATAGTTGGGATGTCTAATGGAGTGCTTGATGAGCAGCCTTCCATTACCTCTAGAAGGCAGAGCACCAGGAGCCGGCCACCGACCACAAGAGCCTTGGAAGCTCTTGCATGTGGATTTCTTGGCACCAAGCGTAAGGGAAGGGAAACAAGAGTCTCACCGTCAGGCAACCACACAAGCAGGTCCTCTCGCTGGGTACGCAAGACTGAAACCTCGGTACTTGTTCCTTCTACTAGTATCAGTGCAGTTAGTTCTGACATTAAGGATCCAAATTCTGGAACAAATGAATGGTGTGGAAGCAGTACAGACCATACAATCATGTTTAATGATTCATATGTTGAATCGGAAGAAAAAGGGACCCATCAGTCGGTTGAGGTACCTTAA